In one Pseudomonas sp. 31-12 genomic region, the following are encoded:
- a CDS encoding GGDEF domain-containing protein, which produces MKIEILKQAVMDSRDGITISDNSIDDNPLIFVNPAFERMTGYSFEEITNINCRYLQKNDREQPELEIIHNAVKKGEYCLVTLRNYRKDGTMFWNELSISPIHDENGVVSNFLGIQKDVTPRMLIQQQLRDEHQSLREMKVHFEQLSIKDGLTGIYNRRFFDTQFEIQCKIACRNSDSLTLAMIDVDNFKSFNDIYGHQAGDEALIRVADSLNKSFQRGSDFAARYGGEEFVILSSGMTKDQSARHVETLCQLVRDLRIPHSVSSTGHLTISVGFSVHTFAPLHPYNVLLDRADKALYIAKERGRNQFFNL; this is translated from the coding sequence ATGAAAATTGAAATTCTTAAGCAAGCAGTTATGGATTCACGAGATGGCATCACCATCTCCGATAATTCTATCGACGACAATCCACTGATTTTTGTAAATCCTGCTTTTGAGCGCATGACCGGCTACTCGTTTGAAGAAATCACTAACATTAACTGCCGATACCTACAAAAAAATGATCGAGAACAGCCTGAGCTTGAAATTATTCACAACGCCGTTAAAAAAGGGGAATACTGCCTCGTAACCTTGCGAAACTACCGCAAGGATGGAACGATGTTCTGGAATGAGCTAAGCATATCTCCAATTCATGATGAAAATGGCGTGGTGAGCAATTTTTTAGGTATACAAAAAGATGTAACACCTCGCATGCTAATACAGCAGCAACTTCGCGACGAACACCAGTCCCTCAGGGAAATGAAAGTACACTTCGAACAACTATCCATAAAAGATGGGCTGACAGGCATTTACAATCGTCGTTTTTTTGATACCCAGTTCGAAATTCAATGTAAAATTGCATGCCGCAACAGCGACTCATTGACTCTCGCCATGATTGATGTCGATAACTTCAAGTCATTCAATGATATTTATGGGCATCAAGCTGGCGACGAAGCATTAATACGTGTCGCTGATAGTTTGAATAAGTCTTTTCAGCGAGGCTCTGATTTTGCAGCCAGGTATGGCGGTGAAGAATTTGTAATTCTTTCCAGCGGCATGACGAAAGACCAATCAGCTCGACACGTCGAAACTCTATGCCAACTAGTGCGAGACTTGAGAATACCGCACTCAGTTTCCAGCACAGGACACTTAACTATAAGCGTTGGTTTTTCAGTACATACATTTGCTCCACTGCACCCGTACAACGTACTACTGGACCGAGCCGATAAGGCTCTCTACATAGCTAAAGAACGGGGTCGAAATCAATTTTTTAATCTTTAG